One Oryza glaberrima chromosome 10, OglaRS2, whole genome shotgun sequence DNA segment encodes these proteins:
- the LOC127753075 gene encoding probable LRR receptor-like serine/threonine-protein kinase At3g47570 codes for MAITRLLLQLLALTSTVIFLFLAPASRSIDAGDDLHALLSFRSHIAKDHSGALSSWSVVSNGTSDGTNGFCSWRGVTCSSGARHRRVVSLRVQGLGLVGTISPLLGNLTGLRELDLSDNKLEGEIPPSLARCLALQRLNLSVNFLSGVIPPSIGQLSKLEVLNIRHNNISGYVPSTFANLTALTMFSIADNYVHGQIPSWLGNLTALESFNIAGNMMRGSVPEAISQLTNLEALTISGNGLEGEIPASLFNLSSLKVFNLGSNNISGSLPTDIGLTLPNLRYFIAFYNRLEGQIPASFSNISVLEKFILHGNRFRGRIPPNSGINGQLTVFEVGNNELQATEPRDWEFLTSLANCSNLIYINLQLNNLSGILPNTIANLSLELQSIRLGGNQISGILPKGIGRYAKLTSLEFADNLFTGTIPSDIGKLTNLHELLLFSNGFQGEIPSSIGNMTQLNQLLLSGNYLEGRIPATIGNLSKLTSMDLSSNLLSGQIPEEIIRISSLTEALNLSNNALSGPISPYIGNLVNVGIIDLSSNKLSGQIPSTLGNCLALQFLYLQANLLHGLIPKELNKLRGLEVLDLSNNKFAGPIPEFLENFQLLKNLNLSFNNLSGMVPDKGIFSNASAVSLVSNDMLCGGPMFFHFPPCPFQSSDKPAHRSVVHILIFLIVGAFVFVIVCIATCYCIKRLREKSSKVNQDQGSKFIDEMYQRISYNELNVATGSFSAENLIGRGSFGSVYRGNLTCGSNVITVAVKVLDLHQTRAARSFMSECNALKRIRHRNLVRIITVCDSLDNNGDEFKALVLEFISNGNLDTWLHPSTENTSYIPGKLSLMQRLNIALDVAEALEYLHHHISSSIAHCDIKPSNVLLDKDMTAHIGDFSLARIMSAEAEGQCLGESSSVGIKGTIGYLAPEYGMGTEISREGDIYSYGVLLLEMLTGRRPTDTMFHDDMSLPKYVEMAYPDNLLEIMDNAIPQDGNSQDIVDWFIAPISRIGLACCRDSASQRMRMNEVVKELSGIKEVCESKFEEFYLCSV; via the exons ATGGCGATCACACGTTTGCTCCTCCAGCTGCTTGCTCTTACCTCCACTGTCATCTTCCTCTTTCTCGCCCCGGCTTCCCGCTCCATCGACGCCGGTGATGACCTCCACGCTCTCCTATCATTCAGATCCCACATAGCAAAGGATCATTCGGGTGCACTGTCTTCCTGGAGTGTTGTCAGCAATGGCACCTCTGATGGCACCAATGGCTTCTGCTCATGGAGAGGCGTGACGTGCTCCAGTGGTGCGCGCCATCGTCGTGTCGTCTCTTTGCGCGTGCAGGGTCTTGGCCTCGTTGGCACCATCTCACCTCTTCTTGGCAACCTCACCGGACTCCGAGAGCTCGATCTGTCAGACAACAAGCTTGAAGGTGAGATCCCTCCTAGCCTTGCAAGATGCTTGGCACTGCAGAGGCTCAACTTGAGTGTCAATTTCTTGTCTGGTGTGATCCCTCCATCCATTGGTCAGCTGTCAAAGCTTGAGGTTCTGAATATTCGCCATAACAATATCTCGGGTTATGTACCATCTACATTTGCAAATCTTACTGCCCTCACCATGTTCAGTATTGCTGATAACTATGTTCATGGACAAATCCCATCATGGCTGGGCAATTTGACCGCGCTAGAAAGTTTTAACATTGCGGGTAATATGATGAGGGGCAGTGTTCCTGAGGCTATATCTCAGCTTACAAACCTTGAAGCTTTGACTATATCTGGAAACGGATTAGAAGGTGAGATTCCTGCATCATTGTTTAATTTGTCCTCCCTTAAGGTGTTTAATCTTGGGTCGAACAACATATCAGGTTCTCTGCCTACAGATATTGGCCTTACACTTCCCAATCTAAGGTATTTTATTGCCTTCTACAATAGACTTGAAGGACAAATTCCAGCCTCCTTTTCAAACATCTCTGTCCTTGAAAAATTCATCCTCCACGGAAATAGATTCCGAGGCCGAATTCCACCAAATAGTGGTATCAATGGCCAATTAACAGTATTTGAAGTGGGTAACAATGAGCTTCAAGCTACAGAGCCGAGGGATTGGGAATTTTTAACATCCTTGGCTAACTGCAGCAATCTAATCTACATCAATCTTCAACTGAATAACCTGTCAGGCATTTTGCCAAATACAATTGCTAATCTCTCACTAGAGCTCCAGAGCATTAGATTGGGAGGAAATCAAATTTCTGGGATTTTACCTAAAGGAATAGGGAGGTATGCCAAACTCACAAGCCTTGAGTTTGCAGATAACCTTTTCACTGGCACTATACCTTCAGATATTGGAAAGCTCACTAATCTCCATGAGTTGCTTCTGTTTTCAAATGGATTCCAGGGAGAGATTCCATCATCCATAGGCAACATGACACAACTAAATCAGCTTCTTCTGTCTGGTAACTATCTTGAGGGTAGAATTCCAGCAACTATTGGCAACCTAAGCAAGTTAACTTCTATGGACCTTTCAAGTAATCTTTTGAGTGGGCAAATCCCAGAAGAGATTATCAGAATTTCTTCCCTGACTGAAGCACTTAATCTCTCAAACAATGCATTAAGTGGCCCCATTTCTCCGTATATTGGGAACTTGGTCAATGTTGGCATAATTGATCTCTCATCAAATAAATTGTCTGGTCAGATCCCAAGCACCCTTGGTAATTGCCTTGCATTGCAATTTTTATACTTGCAAGCAAATCTCCTCCACGGACTAATCCCAAAAGAGCTCAATAAACTTAGGGGCTTAGAAGTGTTGGATCTCTCTAACAACAAATTTGCAGGACCCATCCCTGAATTCCTTGAGAACTTCCAGCTTCTGAAGAATCTGAACCTTTCATTCAATAACCTATCTGGTATGGTGCCAGATAAGGGGATATTCTCTAATGCAAGTGCTGTATCACTTGTAAGTAATGATATGCTATGTGGAGGCCCTATGTTCTTTCATTTCCCGCCATGCCCATTTCAATCTTCCGATAAGCCTGCGCATCGTTCGGTGGTGCATATCTTGATCTTTCTGATTGTGGGAGCATTCGTCTTTGTTATTGTTTGCATTGCTACATGCTACTGCATCAAGAGGCTAAGGGAAAAGTCATCCAAAGTTAATCAAGATCAAGGTAGCAAATTTATCGATGAGATGTATCAGAGGATATCGTATAATGAGTTAAATGTCGCAACGGGTTCATTCTCTGCGGAAAATTTGATCGGCCGTGGAAGCTTTGGTAGTGTATATAGAGGAAACTTAACTTGTGGTTCAAATGTAATCACTGTAGCAGTGAAGGTTCTTGATCTCCATCAGACCAGAGCAGCCAGGAGCTTCATGTCCGAGTGCAATGCCCTAAAACGGATTCGACATCGGAACCTAGTCAGGATTATCACTGTTTGTGATAGCTTGGACAACAATGGTGATGAATTTAAGGCACTTGTATTAGAGTTTATCTCCAATGGAAACCTTGACACATGGCTACATCCAAGCACAGAAAATACTTCCTACATACCTGGGAAGCTAAGCTTGATGCAAAGATTAAACATTGCTCTTGATGTTGCAGAGGCACTGGAGTATCTTCACCATCACATTAGTTCTTCCATTGCTCACTGCGATATTAAACCAAGTAATGTTCTTCTTGATAAGGATATGACTGCACATATTGGTGACTTCAGTTTAGCAAGAATAATGAGTGCAGAAGCAGAAGGCCAATGCTTGGGTGAGAGTAGCTCAGTTGGAATTAAAGGCACTATTGGGTACTTAGCACCAG AATATGGCATGGGGACAGAAATTTCTAGAGAAGGTGACATATACAGCTACGGTGTTCTACTGCTGGAAATGCTTACTGGTAGAAGACCAACTGACACAATGTTTCATGATGATATGAGTCTTCCAAAGTATGTTGAGATGGCCTATCCTGATAATTTGTTGGAAATTATGGACAACGCAATACCACAGGACGGAAATTCCCAAGATATTGTAGATTGGTTTATTGCTCCTATTTCAAGAATTGGTTTAGCGTGTTGCAGGGACTCTGCAAGTCAGAGAATGAGAATGAATGAGGTAGTGAAAGAATTGAGTGGCATAAAGGAGGTATGCGAATCTAAATTCGAGGAATTTTATCTTTGTTCAGTGTAA